The following proteins are co-located in the Acidicapsa acidisoli genome:
- a CDS encoding alpha-E domain-containing protein — MLSRVADSLYWMSRYLERSENTVRQLDVTMSLLLDSSETSADTRWQRLLTSLGNPPGVEWTGDADGMTRALIFDPTNAASVTTCINAARENARQVREEISTEQWQRLNRLYHQMHSPHAQAQFRANMNDFLASIIDGIHLFKGVSDTTMIHGEGWQFIRLGRYLERAYATATLLEVYQESLLNLAEQEHSGYQYLEQVGLLRCCTSFEAYCQVYTADLSPDRILEFLLLNRDFPHALRYSIDGVRQSLDAIQRAGGRRPPDELLATAGKLHSMLRYTTINEILEGNPGAFLHSIREQCKQIHELIYRYYVQYSIQSALAV, encoded by the coding sequence ATGCTTTCACGCGTCGCCGACAGCCTCTACTGGATGAGCCGCTACCTGGAGCGCTCGGAAAACACTGTGCGCCAGCTCGACGTGACCATGAGTCTGCTGCTAGATTCCTCAGAGACCAGTGCGGACACTCGCTGGCAGCGCCTGCTGACCTCGCTAGGCAACCCGCCAGGAGTGGAGTGGACCGGCGATGCGGACGGGATGACCCGCGCCCTGATCTTCGACCCGACCAATGCCGCTTCCGTTACCACCTGCATCAATGCAGCCCGCGAAAATGCGCGCCAAGTGCGAGAGGAGATCAGCACCGAACAATGGCAGCGACTAAACCGGCTCTACCACCAGATGCATTCCCCCCATGCGCAGGCGCAATTCCGGGCCAATATGAACGACTTCCTCGCATCGATCATCGATGGCATTCACCTCTTCAAAGGCGTGAGCGATACAACGATGATTCACGGCGAGGGCTGGCAGTTCATTCGCCTTGGGCGCTATCTGGAGCGGGCCTATGCCACGGCCACGCTGCTGGAGGTGTATCAGGAGAGCCTGCTGAATCTGGCCGAACAAGAGCATTCCGGTTATCAATACCTGGAGCAAGTGGGCTTGCTGCGCTGCTGCACCTCGTTTGAAGCCTACTGCCAGGTCTATACAGCGGATCTTTCTCCGGATCGCATTCTCGAATTCCTGCTGCTCAATCGGGACTTCCCGCACGCACTGCGCTATTCGATTGACGGGGTCCGGCAATCGCTCGACGCCATCCAGCGCGCGGGAGGACGGCGTCCACCGGATGAGTTGCTCGCGACCGCGGGCAAGCTGCACTCCATGCTTCGCTACACAACGATCAATGAGATCCTTGAAGGCAATCCGGGCGCGTTTCTGCACTCCATCCGTGAGCAATGCAAGCAGATTCATGAGTTGATCTATCGGTATTACGTGCAATATTCCATCCAGTCAGCGCTGGCAGTTTAG
- a CDS encoding circularly permuted type 2 ATP-grasp protein codes for MRTPDGSIRPQYKALVETLACLPQEELLRRKQSADLSFLTQGITFTVYGRDEGTERIFPYDLVPRMISAQEWDRIERGLTQRITALNHFLRDVYGEGKILNDRVVPRDIVYSCKHYRRQMCGLEVPRNVYIAVVGTDLLRLRTGEFVVLEDNLRVPSGVSYMLTNRRVMKRTFPQLFHSYGVRPIEHYPQLLLNTLRSLAPEGRPEPNIVLLTPGVYNSAYFEHTYLARQMGIELVEGRDLVTHDNIVYMRTTDGLKRVDVIYRRVDDDFSDPLIFRADSGLGCAGLFNAYRAGNVTVTNAFGTGLADDKAMYAYVPDIIKYYLGEDPILPNVKTYLLTEEKSRQHVLANLDKLVVKAVGESGGYGMLIGPQSTTAQRADFARAIEANPRNYIAQPTLDFSRAPCLFGSQIEPRHVDLRPYILFGDKVNIVPGGLTRVALEKGSLVVNSSQGGGSKDTWVLE; via the coding sequence ATGCGCACGCCGGATGGGAGCATCCGACCGCAATACAAGGCGCTGGTCGAGACACTGGCTTGCCTGCCGCAGGAGGAACTGCTGCGGCGCAAACAATCCGCCGACCTGTCGTTCCTGACCCAGGGCATTACCTTCACCGTGTATGGCCGCGATGAGGGAACGGAACGAATCTTCCCCTACGACCTGGTGCCCCGGATGATCTCCGCCCAGGAGTGGGATCGGATCGAACGAGGACTGACCCAGCGCATCACCGCTCTCAATCACTTTCTGCGCGACGTTTACGGCGAAGGCAAGATCCTGAACGACCGCGTCGTTCCACGCGACATCGTTTATAGCTGCAAGCATTACCGGCGTCAGATGTGCGGATTGGAAGTGCCGCGCAATGTGTATATTGCCGTCGTCGGCACGGACCTGCTCCGGCTGCGGACCGGCGAGTTTGTCGTGCTGGAAGACAATCTTCGCGTCCCCTCCGGCGTCAGCTACATGCTGACCAATCGCAGGGTCATGAAGCGGACCTTTCCACAGCTATTCCACAGCTACGGTGTGCGGCCGATCGAGCACTATCCGCAACTGCTGCTGAATACCCTGCGGTCGCTCGCTCCCGAAGGCAGGCCGGAGCCGAATATCGTGCTGCTGACTCCGGGCGTGTACAACTCGGCCTACTTCGAGCACACCTATCTTGCCCGCCAAATGGGGATCGAACTCGTCGAGGGACGCGATCTGGTGACGCACGACAACATCGTCTACATGCGCACCACAGACGGTCTAAAGCGGGTGGACGTGATCTACCGCCGCGTCGATGATGACTTCAGCGATCCGCTGATCTTCCGCGCCGACTCGGGACTGGGCTGCGCCGGCCTCTTCAATGCCTATCGCGCCGGCAATGTCACGGTCACGAATGCCTTTGGCACCGGCCTCGCCGACGACAAAGCCATGTATGCGTATGTGCCGGATATCATCAAGTACTACCTCGGCGAAGACCCGATCCTGCCCAACGTGAAGACCTACCTGCTGACCGAGGAAAAGTCTCGTCAGCACGTGCTGGCGAACCTAGACAAACTCGTAGTGAAAGCAGTAGGCGAGAGCGGCGGCTACGGAATGCTGATCGGACCACAGTCGACGACCGCTCAGCGAGCGGATTTTGCCCGGGCGATCGAGGCGAATCCGAGAAACTACATTGCCCAGCCCACCTTGGATTTTTCGCGCGCGCCATGCCTTTTCGGCAGCCAAATTGAGCCCCGGCACGTCGACCTGCGGCCCTACATCCTCTTCGGCGACAAGGTAAACATCGTCCCCGGGGGCCTGACCCGCGTCGCTCTGGAAAAAGGTTCGCTGGTAGTGAACTCCTCACAGGGAGGCGGAAGCAAAGACACGTGGGTGCTGGAGTAA
- a CDS encoding glutamine synthetase, producing MSKYKLEYIWLDGKKPVPGLRGKTLLKDFATPPTLADLPHWGFDGSSTMQAEGKSSDCVLKPVALYPDASRKDAYIVLSEVMHPDGTPHSTNYRATIENDPDLWIGFEQEYFLFKDGRPLGFPEGGYPNIPQGPYYCGVGYKYMGSIARQIVEEHLELCLAAGINHEGINAEVAKGQWEFQIFAKGSAKAADDLWTARYLMMRLCEKYEVDVELHCKPIKGDWNGSGMHTNFSTKYLREVGGKEYFESLMKAFGENVSEHIAVYGPDNHLRLTGHHETQAIDKFSYGLSDRGASIRMPVNFIRNGYKGYLEDRRPNSEGDPYQIVSRILHTINNVPKP from the coding sequence ATGTCCAAATACAAACTCGAGTACATCTGGCTTGACGGCAAGAAGCCGGTTCCTGGCCTGCGCGGAAAGACTCTTCTCAAAGATTTTGCGACGCCGCCCACCCTTGCCGACCTGCCCCACTGGGGTTTTGACGGCAGCTCCACCATGCAGGCCGAGGGCAAAAGCTCCGATTGCGTGCTGAAACCGGTGGCTCTCTATCCCGATGCAAGCCGCAAGGACGCATATATCGTCCTGAGCGAAGTCATGCATCCCGATGGCACGCCGCACTCCACCAATTACCGCGCCACGATCGAAAATGATCCGGACCTGTGGATAGGCTTCGAGCAGGAGTACTTCCTCTTCAAGGACGGCCGTCCGCTCGGCTTCCCGGAAGGTGGCTATCCGAATATTCCGCAGGGTCCGTACTACTGCGGCGTCGGCTACAAGTACATGGGCAGCATCGCCCGCCAAATTGTCGAAGAGCACCTGGAACTCTGCCTCGCCGCGGGAATCAACCATGAAGGCATCAACGCGGAGGTCGCGAAGGGCCAGTGGGAGTTCCAGATCTTCGCCAAAGGCTCGGCCAAAGCCGCCGACGATCTCTGGACCGCTCGCTATCTGATGATGCGTCTCTGCGAGAAATACGAAGTCGATGTGGAATTGCATTGCAAACCGATCAAGGGCGACTGGAATGGGTCAGGCATGCACACCAACTTCTCGACGAAGTACCTGCGCGAGGTGGGCGGCAAAGAATACTTCGAATCGCTGATGAAGGCGTTTGGGGAAAATGTCTCCGAACACATCGCCGTCTATGGCCCAGATAACCATCTGCGGCTGACCGGTCATCACGAGACGCAGGCAATCGACAAGTTCAGCTACGGCCTCTCCGACCGCGGCGCTTCGATCCGGATGCCCGTCAACTTCATCCGGAATGGCTACAAAGGCTATCTGGAAGATCGCCGGCCGAACTCCGAAGGCGATCCCTACCAGATCGTCTCGCGGATTCTGCATACGATCAACAACGTTCCCAAGCCCTGA
- a CDS encoding M61 family metallopeptidase, with protein sequence MSSRRRPCLSPRLLSGLSIVALAVFLAASPSPIQAEKQSPKKTEKAAGQTAPRTPIQITAILTDAPRKLYHAEVDLPVTEGALTLTTPEWIPGNHRPTGPVDDITGVVFTANGQTLPWRRDDVDLYQFHLTIPKGVTTLHAHLDCIVTARVTQKMAVLEWEKLLLYPAHVPVRDIPIQPSLIVPAGWGIGTALTPEGSGPYPVPAAGATTKYAVTNVEQLEDSPVISGQYFHEFPLAPEITPKHYIDVVSDQPEDSNLRPSVLAEVSNLVREASVEYASHHYHVYHFLLTLSDVAGGEGLEHGQSSDNGVGEKGFADDNHQLAESDLLSHEFTHSWNGKYRRPVGLYQPDFATPQQGALLWVYEGMTQYLGNVLAARSGLKSQVQYREMLALSAAQLDYKVGRDWRPTEDTAVAASILRGGNPAWSNWKRGQDYYQEGELLWLDADTLIRKLTDNKKSLDDFLKIFLGLNGDTGPDIVTYDREELIKDLNAVVPYDWAKFLHDRVDLINTRADVAGIEQGGYRLVYHDKPSKSERTMASAGGPRRAGLDCWYSLGLRVNSEGMISDVRENGPADKSRIAPGYKILAVDGNVFSNDALKDAIKAAKGNTDPIHLIVQADTFVSSFDIDYHDGERYPVLERIEGTPAYLDNITAPRTTPEKAPAEAKKDDEQ encoded by the coding sequence ATGTCTTCCCGGCGTCGCCCCTGCCTTAGCCCCAGACTCTTGTCCGGCCTATCGATAGTTGCCCTTGCTGTATTCCTCGCTGCGAGCCCGTCCCCGATTCAGGCCGAAAAGCAATCCCCGAAAAAGACCGAGAAAGCTGCCGGGCAAACGGCTCCGCGCACCCCCATCCAGATCACGGCCATCCTGACCGACGCTCCGCGCAAGCTGTATCACGCCGAGGTGGATCTGCCGGTCACAGAGGGCGCGCTCACGTTGACGACCCCGGAATGGATTCCGGGCAATCATCGCCCTACCGGTCCGGTCGATGACATCACCGGCGTGGTCTTTACCGCCAACGGTCAGACGTTGCCGTGGCGTCGTGATGATGTGGATCTGTATCAGTTTCATCTGACCATCCCCAAGGGAGTGACCACGCTGCACGCGCATCTGGATTGCATCGTCACCGCCCGCGTCACGCAGAAGATGGCGGTCCTTGAATGGGAAAAGCTGCTTCTGTATCCAGCGCATGTTCCGGTCCGCGATATTCCGATTCAGCCTTCGCTGATCGTTCCCGCAGGCTGGGGAATCGGAACTGCACTGACGCCGGAAGGCTCCGGCCCATATCCCGTTCCCGCTGCCGGGGCGACGACCAAGTACGCGGTCACGAACGTCGAGCAGCTTGAGGACTCGCCGGTCATCTCCGGTCAGTACTTCCACGAGTTTCCACTCGCTCCCGAGATCACCCCGAAGCACTATATCGATGTCGTCTCCGACCAGCCGGAAGACTCAAATCTCCGTCCTAGTGTCCTGGCGGAAGTGAGCAACCTGGTCCGCGAAGCCAGCGTCGAATACGCCTCGCATCACTACCACGTCTACCACTTTCTGCTCACGCTTTCCGATGTTGCCGGCGGCGAAGGCCTGGAACACGGCCAGTCCTCCGACAACGGAGTCGGCGAAAAAGGCTTCGCCGACGACAATCACCAGTTGGCCGAGTCCGACCTGCTCTCGCATGAATTCACCCATAGCTGGAACGGAAAATACCGTCGTCCCGTCGGCCTTTACCAGCCTGACTTCGCCACCCCTCAGCAAGGCGCGTTGTTGTGGGTCTACGAAGGAATGACTCAATATCTGGGCAACGTTCTCGCCGCCCGCTCGGGGCTCAAATCCCAGGTGCAGTACCGGGAAATGCTCGCATTGTCTGCCGCTCAACTCGATTACAAGGTGGGCCGCGACTGGCGCCCAACGGAAGATACTGCGGTTGCCGCCAGCATCCTGCGCGGAGGCAATCCAGCCTGGTCGAACTGGAAGCGCGGGCAAGATTACTACCAGGAAGGCGAACTGCTCTGGCTCGATGCCGACACGCTGATCCGCAAGCTTACCGACAATAAGAAGTCTCTTGACGATTTCCTGAAGATCTTTCTCGGCTTAAATGGCGACACCGGGCCGGATATCGTGACCTACGACCGCGAAGAGCTGATCAAGGACTTGAACGCGGTGGTCCCTTACGATTGGGCCAAGTTCCTCCATGACCGCGTCGACCTGATCAACACGCGCGCCGACGTCGCCGGCATCGAGCAGGGCGGCTACAGGCTCGTCTACCACGACAAGCCGTCGAAATCCGAACGGACGATGGCCTCCGCGGGTGGCCCGCGCCGCGCCGGACTTGACTGCTGGTACTCGCTCGGCCTTCGCGTCAATTCAGAAGGCATGATCAGCGACGTTCGCGAAAACGGTCCGGCGGACAAATCCCGAATCGCGCCCGGCTACAAAATCCTCGCCGTCGATGGGAATGTCTTTTCCAACGATGCTTTGAAAGACGCGATCAAGGCTGCGAAGGGTAATACTGACCCGATCCACCTGATCGTCCAGGCCGATACCTTCGTTTCCAGTTTCGACATCGACTATCACGACGGCGAACGCTACCCAGTTCTGGAGCGCATCGAAGGTACTCCGGCGTATCTGGATAACATCACCGCACCGAGAACCACGCCCGAAAAAGCTCCGGCAGAAGCAAAGAAGGACGACGAGCAGTAA
- a CDS encoding YncE family protein: MRILGIFTFDGKNVPLARRAAMSHWQKALTVFVVVTGTTGIGIAQDHDRDHDRDDAFLPSPVRVVSTVPANGDVNPYGVAFVPRDFPTGSGPLLHGDILVSNFNNSLNLQGTGTTIVRVPKSGPATLFFQGSAGIGLSTALGTLRSGFVVVGNAPSVDGTSATAGPGSLLVINNQGKLIQTITSAWIQSPWDMALVDRGDRAIAFVTNALTGTVSRLDFSVSSGGLKLLKATTIASGYVHRGDPVTFFVAPTGLVYDARRDVLYVASTGDNAVYKVWDAADRKSDGGIGSIVYEDNVHLHGALGLAEAPNGHLLVTNNDGINPDPNQPSEIVEFTKEGEFVKEISVDPAQGGSFGLAVRTTEDQAFFAAVDDNTSTLIVWTLNLD, encoded by the coding sequence ATGCGAATTCTGGGAATTTTCACCTTTGATGGAAAGAATGTTCCGCTAGCCCGTCGTGCCGCGATGTCCCACTGGCAGAAGGCTCTCACTGTCTTCGTCGTAGTGACCGGCACAACTGGAATTGGCATTGCGCAGGACCATGATCGAGATCATGACCGGGATGATGCTTTTCTGCCCAGCCCAGTTAGAGTCGTTTCGACTGTGCCCGCCAACGGAGATGTGAATCCCTACGGTGTAGCCTTTGTGCCTCGCGATTTCCCGACTGGGTCAGGACCGTTACTGCACGGGGACATTCTCGTCTCTAACTTCAACAACAGCCTGAATCTGCAGGGCACCGGAACGACCATCGTGCGGGTTCCGAAGAGCGGACCGGCAACGCTGTTCTTCCAGGGCAGCGCCGGAATAGGCCTCTCCACGGCGCTGGGAACGCTGCGATCTGGCTTCGTTGTAGTCGGCAATGCTCCGTCCGTCGACGGCACTTCCGCGACGGCGGGACCAGGGTCGTTGCTCGTCATCAACAACCAGGGCAAGCTCATCCAGACAATTACAAGTGCGTGGATTCAAAGTCCCTGGGATATGGCTCTAGTGGACCGTGGCGACCGCGCCATCGCATTTGTCACGAACGCACTGACCGGGACGGTGAGCCGGCTGGACTTCAGCGTGAGTTCCGGTGGCTTGAAGCTATTGAAGGCAACGACAATTGCCTCCGGATACGTGCATCGGGGCGATCCGGTGACGTTTTTCGTTGCGCCTACAGGGCTGGTCTACGACGCGAGGCGTGACGTGCTTTATGTCGCTTCGACAGGCGACAACGCGGTCTATAAGGTATGGGACGCGGCCGACCGTAAGAGCGATGGTGGCATAGGTTCGATCGTTTATGAAGACAATGTTCATTTGCATGGGGCACTGGGATTGGCAGAAGCTCCCAATGGACATTTGCTGGTTACGAACAACGACGGCATCAATCCCGACCCGAATCAACCGAGCGAAATCGTCGAGTTTACCAAGGAAGGTGAGTTTGTAAAGGAGATTTCGGTCGATCCGGCTCAGGGTGGATCGTTCGGCCTGGCAGTACGCACGACAGAGGATCAGGCGTTCTTTGCCGCAGTGGACGACAATACATCGACGCTGATCGTCTGGACTTTGAATCTGGATTAA
- a CDS encoding CocE/NonD family hydrolase, producing MPKAFKTSLLFRFSLLVMLLVPALPWLPAQQPDAPQENFVKSHYTKYEYRIPMRDGKKLFTAVYVPKQSAFPGDPGPYPFMMDRTPYSVGPYGEDQYPAHLGPSDEFEKGGYIFVYQDVRGRWMSEGDFVEMHPHIDEKKGPQDVDDSSDTYDTVEFLLKHVDNNNGKVGIWGISYPGFYTSASIIDSHPAIVAASPQAPMTDLFKGDDSYHGGAFMLSANFGFYVFFYPQTEPQTPHPTPGFDFGTPDSYRFYLDAGSLANMEAKYLKDSNWLYNDQMKHDTYDDYWQARDLSRHMKNVKCAVLVVGGWYDAEDLSGPYKTFNAISKFNPETPTTLVEGPWVHGGWARSDGSRLGDIDFNAKTAEYFRASVQFPFFEHYLKGKGAAQPKAVVFETGANVWHNFESWPPKAATPKTLYFHANGKLGFDPPTEAASSDSYVSDPAHPVPFVGYTTDTVPQRYMVDDQRFASYRPDVLVYESDILTEDVTIAGPISPKLKIASTGTDSDFDVKLIDVYPENYPDPEESGRPNKRVLDTPPLHMGGYQELLRGEPMRAKFRNSWEKPEPLTPGKMTEVDFTMPDLYHTFRAGHRIMVQVQSSWFPLTDRNPQTFTDIPNAKPDQFVKATEQVFHQKDAASGVEVLVLPRP from the coding sequence ATGCCGAAAGCATTCAAGACTTCCCTGTTATTTCGATTCAGCCTGCTCGTCATGCTTCTTGTTCCCGCGTTGCCGTGGCTCCCGGCCCAGCAGCCTGATGCGCCGCAGGAAAACTTCGTCAAGTCGCACTACACCAAGTACGAGTACCGGATCCCCATGCGCGACGGCAAGAAGCTCTTCACCGCCGTCTACGTGCCCAAACAAAGCGCATTTCCTGGCGATCCCGGTCCGTACCCGTTCATGATGGATCGCACCCCGTATAGCGTTGGTCCTTACGGGGAAGACCAGTATCCCGCGCATCTCGGTCCATCCGATGAGTTCGAAAAGGGCGGCTATATCTTCGTCTACCAGGACGTGCGTGGGCGTTGGATGAGCGAGGGCGATTTCGTCGAGATGCACCCCCACATCGATGAGAAGAAAGGTCCGCAGGACGTGGATGACTCCAGCGACACCTACGACACCGTCGAATTCCTGCTCAAGCATGTCGACAACAACAATGGCAAAGTAGGCATCTGGGGCATCTCCTACCCCGGCTTCTACACCTCGGCCAGCATCATCGATTCGCACCCGGCTATCGTCGCCGCCAGCCCTCAGGCGCCGATGACTGACCTTTTCAAGGGCGACGACTCCTACCACGGCGGAGCCTTCATGCTCTCAGCTAACTTCGGCTTCTATGTCTTCTTCTATCCGCAAACCGAGCCGCAGACACCGCACCCGACGCCTGGCTTCGATTTCGGCACTCCCGATTCGTATCGCTTCTATCTCGACGCCGGCAGCCTTGCCAATATGGAAGCGAAGTATCTCAAGGACTCGAACTGGCTCTACAACGACCAGATGAAGCACGACACCTACGACGACTACTGGCAGGCACGCGACCTCTCTCGCCACATGAAGAACGTAAAGTGCGCCGTGCTTGTCGTCGGCGGCTGGTATGACGCCGAAGATCTCTCCGGCCCCTACAAAACGTTCAATGCCATCAGTAAATTTAATCCCGAAACACCAACGACGCTTGTGGAGGGCCCGTGGGTCCACGGCGGCTGGGCGCGCAGCGATGGCAGCCGCCTCGGCGACATCGACTTCAATGCAAAAACTGCCGAGTACTTCCGCGCTAGTGTGCAGTTTCCTTTCTTCGAGCACTACCTCAAAGGCAAGGGTGCAGCCCAGCCCAAGGCTGTTGTCTTCGAAACCGGCGCCAATGTCTGGCACAACTTTGAGAGCTGGCCACCGAAGGCCGCAACTCCAAAGACGCTGTATTTCCACGCCAACGGCAAGCTGGGTTTTGACCCCCCGACGGAAGCGGCAAGTTCGGACAGCTACGTCAGCGACCCGGCTCATCCTGTGCCATTCGTCGGATACACGACGGACACCGTACCGCAGCGCTACATGGTCGACGATCAGCGCTTTGCCAGCTACCGGCCCGACGTGCTCGTTTACGAGTCCGACATCCTCACTGAGGACGTGACCATCGCCGGTCCAATCAGCCCCAAACTCAAGATCGCAAGCACTGGCACCGATTCCGATTTTGACGTGAAGCTCATCGATGTTTATCCGGAAAACTATCCCGACCCCGAAGAATCCGGACGGCCTAACAAGCGTGTTCTCGATACGCCTCCGCTGCACATGGGCGGCTATCAGGAACTGCTGCGTGGCGAGCCGATGCGCGCCAAGTTCCGCAATAGCTGGGAAAAGCCGGAGCCGCTCACGCCCGGCAAAATGACCGAGGTCGATTTCACCATGCCCGACCTCTACCATACTTTCCGCGCCGGCCATCGCATCATGGTTCAGGTACAGTCGAGCTGGTTCCCATTAACCGATCGCAATCCCCAGACATTTACTGATATTCCAAACGCAAAGCCCGATCAGTTTGTGAAGGCCACGGAGCAGGTTTTCCACCAGAAAGATGCAGCCTCGGGTGTCGAAGTGCTGGTGTTGCCCAGGCCTTAA
- a CDS encoding TlpA family protein disulfide reductase: MSRYLRSLTVVLVCCLIPMAQAKRAPNLEFKSLSGQTQKIVDLRGSITVINFWATWCGPCVEELPLLSQLSQEYADKKVRFVAISADESADNPKTRAKIDLFLSHQKLAMEVWLGADLDMLDRLQLGNVLPATVILDEQGEIVARVMGEAHEDDVKGPVDWLLNGRTGPAPTPVTKRY, translated from the coding sequence ATGAGCAGATATCTTCGTAGCCTGACTGTCGTGCTGGTCTGTTGCCTGATTCCGATGGCCCAGGCAAAGCGCGCGCCAAATCTGGAATTTAAGAGCCTGAGCGGGCAAACGCAAAAGATCGTAGACTTGCGCGGTTCCATTACTGTTATCAATTTCTGGGCAACATGGTGCGGGCCATGCGTGGAGGAATTGCCGCTGCTTTCTCAACTTAGCCAGGAGTATGCGGACAAGAAGGTTCGCTTTGTTGCGATTTCAGCGGATGAGTCTGCTGACAATCCCAAGACGCGGGCGAAGATTGACCTGTTTCTAAGCCATCAAAAATTGGCGATGGAGGTGTGGCTCGGCGCGGATCTGGACATGCTCGATCGACTGCAACTGGGCAACGTGCTGCCCGCTACCGTGATTCTGGATGAGCAGGGGGAAATCGTCGCCAGGGTGATGGGTGAGGCACACGAAGACGACGTGAAGGGGCCAGTGGATTGGCTGCTCAATGGCAGAACCGGCCCCGCTCCCACGCCCGTCACGAAGCGCTATTAA
- a CDS encoding Ig-like domain-containing protein encodes MRRLARKWMVVALAAGFATLLATTAGLAQSASFATHTTLTTGSVEVGGRTVTTYTANVVGDDDTPAKGVVMLTEQGKNLAGAALDSTGQANIRLDGLAAGNHLLTASYSGDTVHAASQSESVTVSPEVSADTFALSIAPTSVTIAAPGDAATVVATITPGSAFTGFVSLSCAGPPVSTGSATDSALPVGVTCLFTPENLQVTSSAKTFTSSFSVQTTAPAGQLAQNRKGLNAVRGRDAGAPLVLAVLLPGVIGLGVLGRKRKLFGKVALVLMVGAIGVLGTSACNARYKYLNHPPTPNYGTLPGAYTLTIWAQTSNGVSAAEQFLTMPLTVN; translated from the coding sequence ATGCGCCGTTTGGCGCGAAAATGGATGGTTGTGGCGCTGGCCGCCGGTTTCGCGACTTTGCTGGCCACAACGGCGGGCTTGGCGCAGTCGGCGAGCTTTGCAACGCACACCACGCTGACGACCGGTTCGGTTGAAGTTGGCGGACGAACCGTGACAACCTACACGGCGAATGTCGTAGGGGATGACGACACGCCGGCGAAGGGCGTCGTCATGCTGACCGAGCAAGGCAAGAACCTGGCCGGCGCAGCGCTTGATTCTACAGGCCAGGCCAATATCCGGCTTGACGGATTGGCTGCCGGTAATCATCTTCTGACCGCCTCTTATAGCGGTGACACGGTGCATGCAGCATCGCAATCGGAGAGCGTGACAGTGAGTCCAGAGGTGAGCGCAGACACCTTTGCGCTGTCTATCGCACCGACCTCCGTGACCATCGCGGCGCCCGGCGACGCTGCTACCGTGGTGGCTACGATCACACCGGGGTCCGCATTCACGGGCTTTGTCAGCCTCTCGTGCGCAGGTCCGCCTGTGAGCACAGGCTCGGCGACGGATTCCGCGTTGCCTGTCGGCGTTACTTGCCTCTTTACGCCTGAGAACCTGCAGGTAACCTCCTCTGCGAAAACCTTCACTTCCTCTTTTTCGGTTCAAACGACGGCTCCGGCCGGACAACTCGCGCAGAATCGCAAAGGCCTGAACGCAGTTCGCGGACGCGATGCGGGAGCTCCGCTTGTCCTGGCAGTGCTCTTGCCTGGAGTCATCGGACTCGGCGTGCTTGGCCGCAAACGAAAGTTGTTTGGGAAGGTCGCCCTCGTGCTGATGGTGGGAGCAATCGGCGTGCTTGGGACTTCCGCTTGCAATGCACGTTACAAATACCTGAATCATCCGCCGACGCCCAACTACGGTACGCTTCCAGGAGCGTATACGCTCACGATCTGGGCGCAGACAAGCAACGGCGTCTCCGCTGCCGAGCAGTTCCTTACCATGCCTCTGACGGTGAACTGA